In Thamnophis elegans isolate rThaEle1 chromosome 4, rThaEle1.pri, whole genome shotgun sequence, the following proteins share a genomic window:
- the TMEM178A gene encoding LOW QUALITY PROTEIN: transmembrane protein 178A (The sequence of the model RefSeq protein was modified relative to this genomic sequence to represent the inferred CDS: inserted 3 bases in 3 codons; deleted 2 bases in 2 codons), producing the protein MGGARARVLSLCLSLCSLALLVTAIFTDHWYETDPRRHRESCEDRAGSAHSPDQRRRLLPLPHLPLRDAKPRVPRGGSAEAVPPPGTAAXQLENWRTLLGLRWLQSRCGRPLFATYAGLWRKCYFLGXDQDLDTLLDRGIAQRCTSIKYHFATPIRRLWNFPINLTKIIQQDEWHLLRKSKKITAGFLGMAAAVXLCGCIVIAVGFFWEKSLTQHVAGLLFLMSGIFCTISLCTYATSISFDLNRLPKIIYGLPDDVEHGYSWSIFCAWCSLGLIVAAGCLCTTYPLISRTKISHLKSTRDSSV; encoded by the exons ATGGGCGGCGCGCGAGCGCGGGTGCTCAGCTTGTGCCTCAGCCTCTGCTCGTTGGCATTGCTCGTCACGGCAATTTTCACCGACCACTGGTACGAAACTGATCCCCGGCGCCACCGGGAGAGTTGCGAGGACCGCGCCGGCAGCGCCCACTCCCCCGACCAACGCCGCCGACTCCTGCCGCTGCCGCACCTGCCCCTGCGTGATGCCAAGCCACGGGTCCCCCGCGGAGGCAGTGCGGAGGCAGTTCCTCCACCGGGAACGGCTG TGCAACTAGAGAACTGGAGAACGCTCCTGGGGCTCCGGTGGCTGCAATCTCGGTGCGGCCGGCCG CTCTTCGCCACTTACGCGGGTCTCTGGAGGAAATGCTACTTCTTAG GTGACCAAGATCTGGATACCCTACTGGACAGAG GTATTGCTCAAAGATGTACATCAATCAAGTATCACTTTGCCACACCAATAAGACGCTTATGGAACTTCCCTATCAATTTAACAAAGATTATCCAGCAGGATGAATGGCACTTGTTACGTAA ATCTAAGAAGATTACAGCAGGTTTTCTTGGCATGGCAGCAGCTG CTCTTTGTGGGTGCATTGTAATTGCagttggtttcttttgggagaaaAGCCTCACACAGCATGTTGCTGGTCTTCTTTTCCTCATGTCAg GCATCTTTTGCACTATTTCTCTCTGTACTTATGCAACAAGTATATCCTTTGACTTAAACCGCCTTCCCAAAATCATCTATGGTCTGCCTGATGATGTTGAACATGGATACAGCTGGTCTATATTCTGTGCATGGTGTAGTTTAGGACTTATAGTAGCAGCAGGATGCCTTTGT ACCACTTACCCACTTATTAGCAGGACAAAAATTAGCCATCTAAAATCTACCAGAGACTCTTCTGTATGA